TAGGTCAATTCACCATTGGAATCGGTAGAACCTATTTCAATATCACCAAATGTTATTGTAACATCTTCGATCTCATCGCCATCAGATGTAACAGTCATGGTTATCTCTTCATTCTGGAACACACTATCAGGTATTTCAAGTTCCATGTATTCCGGCTCTTCAACAATAACTTCCAGGAAGGGGTAGAACCTGACTGTCGAGCTGTTATCTGCTACTTTGATCTTGACATCGCCCATTATGTCTATGGTTTCACCCTTACTTAATGAAAATTTAGCATCGTTCTCCAACGTGATCTCATCATCATTAACATCGATAACTTCCATTTTTCCATAGGAATCACCATTTTTTACTGAAATAAAGTCTTCAGATATCTGGAATAGTCCGTCAATAAAAACCGAACTTGTTTCAAAACCGGTAAATACATTTTTGATATGTGCAATAATGATAGGAATATCTGTACCACCTACTTCCACATCATACACAAATGTTTCATCAGTCCCGAGAATATCTGTGGTTATTGCATCACCATCTTGATACACACCGATCATTACCAGATCGCCATCACGACTTATATCCTCGATCCTCAGACTGTACCCTTCCTGAAGTGTCAGAGGGTTCCCGAGACGGAGTGTGTATTTTTTATCCTCGTCGATGAGGATCTTGCCCAGCCTCTCTTCACCAATTAAACTCCTGTCACTGGAGATAAATGTAGAGGAACGGGTGTAACCTGCAAAATATTTCTCTCCCATGAAACCTATGGCCTGATAGGACTCCCAGCCATCTTCTTTATGTTCAAAATTGACAGATATTGGTTTTGTGGTATATTTCAGGTCTCCTGAATCGATACTCGTGTCATCTGTATCCTCTCGTTCAATACTCAGGGACTCTTTACCAAAACCAGTATCCATATCATACAGTAAACCTTCAAAGTTCAAAGGAGTCCATTCCGGATCCTCTTTTTCAGTCACAGTACCCCTGAGTTCGTATGTTCCTGGTTCGGATGTATCAACTACAGGTGCAAATCGCAGAGGCTTATCATCGCCGACTTCAATATTGATCTTTCCCATTAGATTAAAAGACTCGCCTTTGTGTTTACTAAGGGATATGGAATTCTCGTTTTTCATAACTATCTCATTTGAATCAACAGAATCAATTGTCATCAAACCGAATTTTTCACCATTATTAACGCTGGTAAATTCATCTGATATCTGGAATATGCCGTCGATTCTTATAGAACTGGTTTCCATCCCGGCAAAAACCGAATTAATATGAATGCCAATTATCGGTATGTCGTCCACTTTATAGACAAGCGTATCTCCGCCTTCTAAAATATCCTCCTCAACCTTAGAGTCGTCTTTAAACAATCCAACCAGGGCCTGGTTTCCCTGAACATCCAATTCCAGGATCCGGAACTCATAACCTTCTTCAAGAGTAAGAACATTTCCGGCTCTTAACATCTGGCTTTTATCATCATCGACCAATACTTTGCTAAGTTTATCTTCATCCATGAGGTTATCATTTGAATCCCCGATACTCCCTGATTTATACCCGGCAAAGTATCTTTCTGCCATGAATCCGATAACATAATATTCCCCGAATGTGCTTCTTTCAAATTTGACAGGTATTGGTTTAGCTGTATAAACAACATCATTCTTGCCCAATGACCAGTCAATATCGGTTATGGTAAGGGTTTCTCCCCCTTCGTCGCTATCCAGGTCATAGTAGAAACCACCAAAGGACCATGCATCCCATGTATATTCCCGGGATAAATTTTGTTTTTCATCCCAGATACGGTTGCCTGAATAAAATTCTGCAGGATTTACCGTCCATGTCCATGAGGTTGTATTAGTGGCCTTGGATGTAGTATTGGTGGCAGTTGCTTTTACAGTAAATGTTCCGGTTGAACTTTTCGATGTTGTGAATGATGCAGATGTTACTGGTGTGCTATTCGTGCCATTCATTTGCACGTTATTATCATCATTTATTGACCATACAACTTTACATGCTTGATTCAAATCAACTGAAAATGTTCTAGATTCTCCAATTAGATTCGAAGGATATGGTTCTTTAGAAGGTACAAATTTAGTAAAAATGATGGGTGTTGGAACTACTGACCACGTCCATTTATAACTATCATTTCCATATGAATTTTCAACAAATACGATGACATTATAATTATTTCCTATAACCGGTGAATTGTTAGTATATTGTAACTTACCCGCATTCTTTGAAGCTACGGGCTCTTCAACAGTCCCATTTATAAACCATGTTACATTAATTGCCTGATCTACATTTATACTAAATATTTGTGTTTTACCGATTTCAGAAGAGAATGTCTGAGCAGGAACAGGATTGGATAAATTTGGCCCAGGTTTCGCAGTTACTGTCCAGTCCCATTTATAAGATTTTGTATCACTGCCATTCGCTGCAATAACTGTTACATTATATGCCCCAACAGGTGTTGTATTATTTGAATAATCTGAATAAGTAGTATTGTTATCAGTTTTGGGCATTAGAATCCTGTCTACATACCATGTAAAATTCACAATTATATTAGTGGAAGCATTAAAGGTCTGGCTTTCACTGAAAGTAGAAGATGTAGATTGATTCGGCGATGTAGATGTAAAATCAGGTACTACAGCCTGAGCTGTCCCCAGCATAACCATGATCAATGAAATAAACAAAAATCTCAATATAATATTCTTAATCCCTCTCATAATATCATTACCTTGTTCTTATTTTATTAGATATCTTCATGCTTAAATATTTCACCATTCGTTCCTTTAAATTCCATATAAGCTCTATAGGCAGCGATGAGCAACCCAAGGAATATCGGTGCCATAAAAAACCCACCAATGCCTCCCACGAGACCACCGCCAATAAAAGCGATCATAACCAGCAGTGGATGAATACTTGACGTCCTTCCTATAATATATGGTTTTAAGAACAATTCGTTTGGTGCATATAAAATAATGCTGGAAACGATCAGGAACACCGCAGCATTCTCAAATCCAAATTCAAAATACCTGAATACAGCCATAGGCCCCAATACCATCCAGCCTGCAAATATCGGTATCAGACCTGCTAACAGCATAAGTGCTGACATCGCAGGTATGTGGGGAACATTGAAATAATAAAAAACTGCTATTGATAAAATTCCTGTTATCATGGCAGCGTAAATATTCCCAAGGAAAATACCTGCCAGAATATGATCAAGATGTTTCTTAAATGACTGGGCTATAGGTAATTTGTCTTTTGGGATGATATCCATCAAAGCATCAATGAACCTGAAACCATCTAATAATAGGAAAAAACAAACAAAGATAGAAATAATCACATTCAACAAGAACAATGCAACACTAATTCCAAATTGGGGGATCTTTGCCAACTGGGGGAGAAAAATTGAAGAAAGATTGAATAAAATATTTTGTATTTGATCGTATATCGGCTTTGGAACGTCCAGTTCATTAATATAAATTATTAATGAATTGAAATACCACTGGTTTTGTGCTAATAATATCAACTGGTTTACAATCTCCACCAGTCCTAAGCCAAGAATCATGATAAGTGGAGTGATTATGGTAAAAGTAGCTATGATCGATGATAAATAATTGCTCACCCCCTTTTTCTCGATCTCTCTTTTTAAGGGACGTGCAATATATGCAAAGACCAATCCCAGGATGATACCGTCCATGAGAGGGAGGATAATAAAAGT
This genomic interval from Methanosarcinales archaeon contains the following:
- a CDS encoding S-layer protein, coding for MVMLGTAQAVVPDFTSTSPNQSTSSTFSESQTFNASTNIIVNFTWYVDRILMPKTDNNTTYSDYSNNTTPVGAYNVTVIAANGSDTKSYKWDWTVTAKPGPNLSNPVPAQTFSSEIGKTQIFSINVDQAINVTWFINGTVEEPVASKNAGKLQYTNNSPVIGNNYNVIVFVENSYGNDSYKWTWSVVPTPIIFTKFVPSKEPYPSNLIGESRTFSVDLNQACKVVWSINDDNNVQMNGTNSTPVTSASFTTSKSSTGTFTVKATATNTTSKATNTTSWTWTVNPAEFYSGNRIWDEKQNLSREYTWDAWSFGGFYYDLDSDEGGETLTITDIDWSLGKNDVVYTAKPIPVKFERSTFGEYYVIGFMAERYFAGYKSGSIGDSNDNLMDEDKLSKVLVDDDKSQMLRAGNVLTLEEGYEFRILELDVQGNQALVGLFKDDSKVEEDILEGGDTLVYKVDDIPIIGIHINSVFAGMETSSIRIDGIFQISDEFTSVNNGEKFGLMTIDSVDSNEIVMKNENSISLSKHKGESFNLMGKINIEVGDDKPLRFAPVVDTSEPGTYELRGTVTEKEDPEWTPLNFEGLLYDMDTGFGKESLSIEREDTDDTSIDSGDLKYTTKPISVNFEHKEDGWESYQAIGFMGEKYFAGYTRSSTFISSDRSLIGEERLGKILIDEDKKYTLRLGNPLTLQEGYSLRIEDISRDGDLVMIGVYQDGDAITTDILGTDETFVYDVEVGGTDIPIIIAHIKNVFTGFETSSVFIDGLFQISEDFISVKNGDSYGKMEVIDVNDDEITLENDAKFSLSKGETIDIMGDVKIKVADNSSTVRFYPFLEVIVEEPEYMELEIPDSVFQNEEITMTVTSDGDEIEDVTITFGDIEIGSTDSNGELTYTPTETGTITVNASKSGYESVSEVIEVLHQPKTIEISAPLVIDKGEEISISITSEGVGIGGASVKFGNIDLGTTPSNGNITYIPEEPGTFTISVSKSGYQDASQDIDVTDPAAKLVFTNLTIEPRLVQPGQMVNITAEAANFGTIRDSDTAILKINNEVIETQELLLDRGETVKLSYSVNRSKPGTYRVELNDRTGTFKVAGEGSITGLVFGIIALFAAIAIIYSIYTGTLTTEVIAAKVEAIKIQLKQLFER
- a CDS encoding AI-2E family transporter, encoding MPESDGMKILIENKWNIIALFIFLIILTVFTFIILPLMDGIILGLVFAYIARPLKREIEKKGVSNYLSSIIATFTIITPLIMILGLGLVEIVNQLILLAQNQWYFNSLIIYINELDVPKPIYDQIQNILFNLSSIFLPQLAKIPQFGISVALFLLNVIISIFVCFFLLLDGFRFIDALMDIIPKDKLPIAQSFKKHLDHILAGIFLGNIYAAMITGILSIAVFYYFNVPHIPAMSALMLLAGLIPIFAGWMVLGPMAVFRYFEFGFENAAVFLIVSSIILYAPNELFLKPYIIGRTSSIHPLLVMIAFIGGGLVGGIGGFFMAPIFLGLLIAAYRAYMEFKGTNGEIFKHEDI